In Salarias fasciatus chromosome 20, fSalaFa1.1, whole genome shotgun sequence, a single window of DNA contains:
- the LOC115408901 gene encoding zinc finger protein 2 homolog: MTPIQALRDFIDERLNAAGGEIFTVFLQTIGQYEEEVCRQRRLLQLGGKPQIKLKGPESLQIHVGNQKTSSSLEQEEHEAPHIKEEEDLVEEMVTDGGNEDSHRSVRDLTTRRLNAAAVEIFTVFQQTVDQYKQEIDRQHRLYEIIWKPQLKLHRTELQQHHDCQEEQLVKQETNYCVEQQEPEAPQVKEEEEEPGFLQFKEEEDEPEPSQIEEHQELGTSQEKLKFQSDLSEPEEAPDSEQFLSHDSEVHHVKKQTDSESTVNAEQRKTSIVHSDRVENSPVSEKQAECEKLLREETCGKNVHQKQKLSQKSGTGTEKKKTICGICGKIYKQQGRLLNHMKTHADGKRNSCETCGKTFSWQSNLVRHKRTHTGEKPYSCETCGRRFISKSHLFIHKRTHTGEKPYSCETCGKTFSSQSALLRHKRTHTGEKPYSCETCGRSFNRQSTLRVHKRIHSGEKPYSCETCGESFRVKGSLLVHMSTHRAEKPFSCVTCGTSFRHRHNLVVHMRTHTGEKPFSCETCGESFCYRSSLVVHKRTHTGEKPFSCETCGESFCYRSSLIVHKRIHSREKPFSFETCETSFSLQSNLLVHKRSHTGEKPYSCVTCGESFVAKTTLLNHMRTHTGGKL; this comes from the exons agagtctgcAGATACACGTTGGTAACCAGAAGACgagctccagtctggagcaggaagaacatgaagctccacacattaaagaggaggaggatcttgtTGAAGAAATGGTTACTGATGGTGGAAATGAAGATTCTCACCGCTCTGTGAGGGACTTGACCACCCGGCGACTGAATGCTGCGGCTGTGgaaatattcaccgtgtttcaacaaactgtCGACCAGTACAAGCAGGAGATTGATCGTCAGCATAGACTGTACGAAATCATCTGGAAACCTCAActcaagttacacagaacag agctTCAACAACACCATGactgtcaggaggagcagctcgttaaacaggaaacaaactactgtGTAGAGCAGCAGGAACCAGAAGCTCCACAGgtcaaagaggaagaggaagaaccaggatttctacagtttaaagaggaagaagacgaACCAGAGCCTTCACAAATTGAGGAGCACCAGGAACTGGGTACCAGTCAGGAGAAACTGAAGTTTcaaagtgacctgagtgaaccagaagaagCACCGGACAGtgagcagttcctctctcatgactctgaagtccaccatgtgaaaaaacaaacgGACTCAGAATCAACTGTGAatgcagagcagagaaaaacaagcatAGTTCACAGTGACCGTGTGGAGAACTCTcctgtgtcagagaagcaggcagaatgtgaaaagcttctcCGTGAGGAAACCTGTGGGAAAAATGTTCATCAGAAACAGAAATTAAGTCAGAAGTCAGGAACTGGCAccgagaagaagaaaacaatttgtggaatctgtggaaaaatttacaaACAGCAGGGTCGTTTGTTGAACCATATGAAAACTCATGCAGACGGGAAGCGcaattcttgtgaaacatgtggaaaaactttcagttggcaGAGTAATTTGGTGCgtcacaagagaactcacacaggtgagaagccgtattcttgtgaaacatgtgggagaCGTTTTATTTCAAAGAGTCATTTGTTCATTCACAAGAGAacccacacaggtgagaagccgtattcttgtgaaacatgtggaaaaacttTCAGTTCACAGAGTGCTTTGTTGCgtcacaagagaactcacacaggtgagaagccgtattcttgtgaaacgtgtgggaGAAGTTTCAATCGACAATCAACTTTGAGAGTCCACAAGAGGATTCATTCAGgagagaagccgtattcttgtgaaacatgtggtgaAAGTTTCAGAGTTAAAGGGtctttgttggtccacatgagtaCTCACAGGGCAGAGAAGCCATTTTCTTGTGTAACATGTGGGACAAGTTTCCGCCATCGGCACAATTTggtggtccacatgagaactcacacaggagAAAAGCCGttctcttgtgaaacatgtggggaAAGTTTCTGCTATCGCAGCAGTTTGGTGGttcacaagagaactcacacaggtgagaagccgttctcttgtgaaacatgtggggaAAGTTTCTGCTATCGCAGCAGTTTGATAGTCCACAAGAGGATCCATTCAAGAGAGAAGCCGTTTTCTTTTGAAACATGTGAGACAAGTTTCAGTCTGCAGTCAAATTTGTTAGTCCACAAgagaagtcacacaggtgagaagccgtattcttgtgtaACATGTGGGGAAAGTTTCGTTGCAAAGACGACTCTGCtgaaccacatgagaactcacacgggTGGGAAGCTATAG
- the bgnb gene encoding biglycan b, producing the protein MLPHCSLLLFLCVAQLLAASSALPFEQRGFWDFAMDSIDSGGLMAMMRDEEEGSAIEEILPPDVPMCPFGCHCRLRVVQCSDLGLTEVPKNIPQDTKFLDLQNNRITELKEHDFRGLPHLYGLSLRNNQISKVHPRTFIPLKQMQKLYFSKNLLTTIPKNLPASLVEMRIHENRIRNVAAGAFAGLSNMNCIEMGANPIHNSGFEPGAFKGLKLNYLRISEAKLTGVPKDLPESLRELHLDHNQIQAVELEDLSRYKNLYRLGLGFNHIRNIENGSLSYLPQLRELHLDNNRLTHVPRGLPDMKFLQVVYLHSNNIAHVGVDDFCPRGFGMKRTFYNGISLFSNPVNYWEVQPATFRCVSDRLAIQFGNYKK; encoded by the exons ATGCTGCCACACTGCTCCcttctgctcttcctctgcGTGGCCCAGCTgctcgccgcctcctccgccttgCCCTTTGAGCAGAGGGGCTTCTGGGACTTCGCCATGGACAGTATAGACAGCGGCGGGCTGATGGCGATGATGAGGGACGAGGAGGAAGGCTCGGCCATCGAGGAGATCCTCCCCCCCGACGTGCCCATGTGTCCCTTCGGCTGCCACTGCCGGCTGCGCGTCGTCCAGTGTTCTGACCTCG GTTTAACGGAGGTGCCGAAGAACATTCCTCAGGACACAAAGTTCCTGGACCTGCAGAACAACCGGATCACTGAACTGAAAGAGCACGACTTCAGAGGCCTTCCTCACTTATAC GGTCTCTCTCTTAGGAACAACCAAATTTCCAAAGTCCATCCCAGAACATTCATCCCCTTGAAGCAGATGCAAAAACTCTACTTCTCCAAGAATCTGCTGACCACCATCCCGAAGAACCTGCCTGCCTCTCTGGTTGAGATGAGGATCCACGAGAACCGCATCAGGAATGTGGCGGCCGGAGCCTTCGCCGGACTAAGCAACATGAACTGCATAG AAATGGGAGCAAACCCCATCCACAACAGTGGCTTTGAGCCGGGAGCTTTTAAGGGACTGAAACTGAATTATCTGCGCATATCGGAGGCTAAACTTACCGGAGTGCCAAAAG ATCTCCCGGAGAGTCTCCGTGAGCTTCATCTGGACCATAATCAGATCCAGGCTGTTGAACTGGAGGACCTGAGCCGCTACAAAAACCTCTACAG GCTGGGCCTTGGCTTTAACCACATCCGTAACATCGAGAATGGAAGCTTATCCTACCTGCCCCAGCTCAGAGAACTGCACCTGGACAACAACCGCCTGACTCATGTTCCCAGAGGCCTGCCAGACATGAAATTCCTACAG GTGGTTTATCTGCATTCCAACAACATCGCCCATGTGGGCGTGGATGACTTCTGCCCTCGCGGTTTTGGGATGAAGAGGACATTCTATAACGGCATCAGCCTGTTTTCCAACCCCGTGAATTACTGGGAGGTGCAACCGGCAACGTTTCGCTGCGTCAGCGACCGACTCGCCATTCAGTTCGGCAACTACAAGAagtaa
- the tktb gene encoding transketolase-like protein 2, whose product MSSYHKPDEKTLQGLKDVANKLRIHSIKATCASNSGHPTSCCSAAELMSVLFFHTMRYKADDPRNQCNDRFVLSKGHAAPVLYAAWAEAGYVKESDLLNLRKIDSDLEGHPTPKLAFVDVATGSLGQGLGAACGMAYTGKYFDKSSYRVYCMLGDGECSEGSVWEAMAFASLYKLDNLVAILDVNRLGQSEAAPLKHDMEVYRKRCEAFGWNTYVVDGHDVEELCKAFWQAQQVKDKPTCIVAKTFKGKGLKNIEDQDNWHGKPIPKDKVDALLNDLKAQLQVPNKSLTPQLPKEDTAPADLSSILLPEPPAYKKGDKMATRRAYGVALAKLGQSSQRVVALDGDTKNSTFSETFKKAFPDRYIECFIAEQNMVGVAIGCAARDRTVAFASTFAAFLSRAYDQIRMGAISQTNVNLVGSHCGVSIGEDGPSQMALEDLAMFRAIPTCTVFYPSDAVSTERAVELSANTKGICFIRTSRPDTAVLYSPDEKFEIGVAKVVRQSDQDVVTVIGAGVTLHEALAAADILAGEGKNIRVIDPFTIKPLDAETIVSSARATGGQIITVEDHYKEGGLGEAVLSAVGGEPGIVVTRLAVEGVPRSGKPNELLDIFGISAKHIASAVRKTFAN is encoded by the exons ATGTCCAGCTACCACAAACCCGACGAGAAGACCCTGCAGGGGCTGAAGGACGTCGCCAACAAGCTGCGGATCCACTCCATCAAGGCGACGTGCGCCTCCAACTCCGG CCACCCCACGTcatgctgcagcgctgcagagcTCATGTCGGTGCTCTTCTTCCACACCATGCGCTACAAAGCAGATGATCCTCGCAACCAGTGCAACGACCGCTTTGTGCTCTCAAAG GGCCACGCTGCACCCGTCCTGTACGCTGCCTGGGCCGAGGCAGGCTACGTCAAAGAGTCCGATCTGCTCAACCTGCGCAAGATCGACAGTGACCTGGAGGGACATCCCACTCCT AAACTGGCGTTTGTGGACGTGGCCACCGGCTCTCTGGGACAGGGTCTGGGAGCTGCTTGCGGCATGGCCTACACCGGAAAGTACTTCGACAAGTCCAG TTACCGGGTGTACTGCATGCTGGGGGATGGGGAGTGCTCGGAGGGCTCGGTGTGGGAGGCCATGGCCTTCGCCTCTCTCTACAAGCTGGACAACCTGGTGGCCATCCTGGACGTCAATCGTCTGGGGCAAAGCGAGGCCGCCCCGTTGAAGCACGACATGGAGGTGTACCGCAAGCGCTGTGAAGCATTTGG GTGGAACACTTACGTCGTGGACGGGCACGACGTGGAGGAGCTGTGCAAAGCTTTCTGGCAGGCCCAGCAGGTCAAGGACAAACCCACCTGCATCGTCGCCAAGACGTTCAAGGGCAAGGGACTCAAAA ATATCGAGGACCAGGACAACTGGCACGGAAAGCCCATTCCTAAAGACAAGGTGGATGCCCTCCTGAATGACCTGAAGGCTCAGCTCCAGGTTCCCAACAAGAGTCTGACCCCCCAGCTGCCCAAGGAAGACACGGCGCCGGCCGACCTCAGCAGCATCCTCCTGCCGGAACCTCCTGCCTACAAAAAGGGAGACAAG ATGGCGACACGGCGAGCTTACGGCGTGGCTCTGGCCAAACTGGGCCAGTCCAGCCAGAGAGTGGTGGCCCTCGACGGAGACACTAAGAACTCCACCTTCTCTGAGACCTTCAAGAAAGCTTTTCCTGACCGGTACATCGAGTGTTTCATCGCTGAACAGAACATG GTCGGAGTGGCCATCGGCTGTGCCGCCCGTGATCGCACTGTGGCGTTCGCCAGCACGTTTGCGGCGTTCCTCTCCAGAGCGTACGACCAGATCCGAATGGGAGCGATCTCCCAGACAAACGTCAACCTGGTAGGCTCCCACTGCGGAGTCTCCATTG gtGAGGATGGTCCCTCTCAGATGGCTCTGGAGGACTTGGCCATGTTCCGTGCCATCCCAACATGCACCGTGTTTTACCCCAGCGACGCCGTGTCCACGGAGCGGGCGGTGGAACTGTCGGCCAACACTAAG GGCATCTGTTTCATCCGCACCAGTCGACCAGACACCGCAGTCCTCTATTCTCCAGACGAGAAGTTTGAAATCGGCGTGGCCAAG GTGGTGCGTCAGTCTGACCAGGATGTCGTGACTGTGATTGGAGCCGGTGTTACTTTGCATGAGGCTCTTGCTGCTGCAGACATTCTGGCCGGTGAAG GGAAGAACATCCGCGTGATCGACCCGTTCACCATCAAACCGCTGGATGCCGAGACGATCGTGTCCAGCGCCAGAGCCACAGGAGGTCAGATCATCACCGTGGAGGACCACTACAAGGAGG GTGGTCTCGGTGAGGCCGTGCTGTCCGCGGTGGGCGGCGAGCCCGGCATCGTGGTGACGCGCCTGGCCGTGGAGGGCGTTCCCCGCAGCGGAAAGCCCAACGAGCTCCTGGATATTTTCGGCATCAGCGCGAAGCACATCGCCAGCGCCGTCCGCAAGACCTTCGCCAACTGA